The Primulina tabacum isolate GXHZ01 chromosome 16, ASM2559414v2, whole genome shotgun sequence genome window below encodes:
- the LOC142529262 gene encoding LOW QUALITY PROTEIN: purple acid phosphatase 22-like (The sequence of the model RefSeq protein was modified relative to this genomic sequence to represent the inferred CDS: deleted 1 base in 1 codon), which yields MLLVGKMKIMLPNSIFIVFLIIATRVSPEYTRPNPRPLILRQHDGPDSHAQQVHISLAGKDYMRVSWITSDKNVKSIVEYGKKSGEYEASAQGGPSTSYSYFLYNSGEIHHVKIGPLEPSTIYYYRCGGSGPEYSFRTPPSAFPVQFAVAGDLGQTEWTASTLAHVGAKDYDVFLLPGDLSYANTQQPLWDSFARLVEPYASSRPWMVTQGNHDVESSPIIYPHRFKAYNARWLMPHQESRSTSNSYYSFNVAGAHIIMLGSYTDFDVDSDQYKWLQADLETVNRSETSWIFVLIHAPWYNSNLAHMGEGESMRKAMEEMLYNARVDVVFAGHVHAYERFTRVYDNKADPCGPMHVTIGDGGNKEGLAMLFRSPSPSISLYHEPSFGHGRLRVHNSTHAHWSWHRNNDSDSLQADEIWFESHSSSLACKDIKTSKSSKDEL from the exons ATGCTTCTTGTtggaaaaatgaaaataatgttGCCAAATTCCATTTTCATCGTCTTCTTGATAATAGCAACCCGAGTTTCCCCGGAATATACCCGACCGAATCCCCGGCCACTCATTCTCCGGCAACATGACGGGCCGGATTCACACGCTCAACAG GTTCATATCTCGTTGGCGGGAAAAGATTACATGAGAGTTTCATGGATTACGTCGGACAAAAATGTTAAATCGATCGTTGAATACGGGAAGAAGAGCGGGGAATATGAAGCTTCTGCACAAGGAGGGCCCAGCACTTCGTACAGTTACTTTCTCTACAATTCGGGTGAGATTCACCACGTGAAAATCGGGCCGCTGGAGCCGAGCACAATCTACTACTATAGATGCGGCGGTTCCGGCCCGGAGTACAGCTTCCGGACACCGCCTTCTGCTTTTCCGGTGCAGTTTGCGGTTGCGG GAGACCTGGGACAAACAGAATGGACAGCTTCAACCTTAGCTCATGTTGGTGCTAAGGACTATGATGTCTTCCTCCTACCCGGCGACCTATCCTACGCTAATACTCAGCAACCACTCTGGGACTCATTTGCACGTCTGGTCGAGCCGTATGCCAGCTCTAGGCCATGGATGGTAACACAAGGGAACCACGATGTTGAATCATCCCCCATCATATACCCTCATCGTTTTAAAGCATACAATGCTAGATGGTTGATGCCACATCAAGAAAGTAGGTCCACTTCGAACTCGTACTACTCATTCAATGTGGCTGGAGCCCACATAATCATGCTTGGATCATATACGGATTTTGATGTGGATTCGGATCAATATAAGTGGCTACAGGCTGATCTTGAGACGGTCAATAGGAGTGAGACA TCTTGGATCTTTGTCTTGATCCATGCACCATGGTACAACTCCAATCTTGCTCATATGGGAGAAGGGGAAAGCATGCGGAAAGCGATGGAAGAGATGTTATATAACGCTCGGGTCGATGTAGTTTTCGCAGGACATGTTCATGCCTATGAAAGATTT ACAAGGGTTTATGATAACAAGGCTGATCCATGTGGTCCAATGCATGTAACCATCGGTGATGGAGGGAATAAAGAAGGCCTTGCAATGTT GTTTCGGAGCCCAAGCCCTTCAATTTCACTATATCACGAACCGAGCTTTGGACATGGTCGGTTGAGGGTACATAATAGCACGCACGCCCACTGGTCGTGGCACAGGAACAATGACTCCGACTCACTTCAAGCTGACGAGATATGGTTTGAAAGCCATAGCTCCTCCCTAGCGTGCAAGGATATAAAGACATCAAAATCTTCGAAAGATGAACTATAG
- the LOC142529212 gene encoding subtilisin-like protease SBT4.15, with product MSETDSEAMKMSKILVLFTLFNVVYLHSGIMLGNADDRDARKPYIVYMGELPEDRMSVSLSDIHHTLLSDVIGDEITAKNSKIHSYGRSFNGFVARLLPHEAELLSEKQGVVSVFPNKVWKLLTTRSWDFLGMPENVMRNHQCESDIIVGLLDTGIWPDSPSFNDKGFGSPPSKWKGKCVKGVNFTGCNNKLIGAQAFDLANIVLPNETTPLDTDGHGTHTASTAAGVSVKRASLYDIAEGTARGGVPSARLAIYKVCWEAGCNDMDILAAYDVAIADGVDIISVSLGGITLNYLDDSIGIGAFHASKKGILTVCAGGNSGPYLWTVQNVAPWVFTVAASSIDRKFVTDVKLGNGDKFSGTSLNTFSPKKVLYPLINGARARNTSSAVIGNASACDYETLLESKVKGKIVYCQGAGGNIMVDALGAIGTIMSDDVFEDTMFFNDNPVSYVSIEDGLKIDKYINSSRSPHGVIYKSRTAKTTAPFIASFSSRGPQDISSHILKPDIAAPGIDILAAYTKFNTMTGDKGDKRIVKFNIISGTSMACPHVSGAAAYVKSFRPKWSPAAIKSALMTTAKEMKGTPLGAALSSGSGQINPRAALHPGLIYDIDTEAYISFLCKEGYNNSAIALITGNKKYNCSNVRRAKGDDGLNYPSMHMQLNKNQTDISAVFYRTVTHVGDRKTVYKAKVESPKGLSIRVIPDILTFDETNEKKSFKVSLRGRFLNKKIWYLSGSLKWSDSKHNVRTPILVYRATYN from the exons ATGTCTGAAACAGACAGTGAAGCCATGAAGATGTCTAAGATTTTAGTACTTTTTACGCTTTTTAATGTTGTCTACCTTCATTCAGGCATTATGTTAGGCAACGCGGACGATAGAGATGCAAGAAAG CCTTACATCGTTTACATGGGAGAATTGCCAGAGGACAGAATGTCTGTGTCTTTATCAGACATTCACCACACTCTACTTTCAGATGTCATTGGAGA TGAAATAACAGCTAAAAACTCCAAGATTCATAGCTATGGGAGGAGCTTTAATGGATTTGTGGCAAGATTATTGCCACATGAAGCAGAATTATTGTCGG AGAAACAAGGCGTTGTTTCGGTATTTCCGAACAAGGTGTGGAAGCTGCTGACAACAAGATCATGGGATTTTCTTGGAATGCCAGAGAATGtgatgagaaatcatcaatgtgAGAGCGATATCATAGTAGGTCTTCTTGATACAG GAATATGGCCAGATTCCCCAAGTTTCAATGATAAGGGGTTTGGGTCTCCCCCTTCTAAATGGAAGGGGAAATGTGTCAAAGGTGTTAACTTCACTGGTTGCAACAA CAAACTCATTGGCGCACAGGCCTTCGATCTTGCAAACATAGTTCTTCCAAATGAAACAACTCCATTGGATACGGACGGCCATGGAACTCACACAGCCTCAACTGCAGCCGGCGTATCAGTGAAACGTGCAAGTTTATATGACATAGCAGAAGGCACGGCACGAGGTGGGGTGCCATCTGCCCGACTAGCAATTTATAAAGTGTGTTGGGAAGCAGGCTGCAATGACATGGACATTCTAGCAGCATATGATGTAGCAATAGCTGATGGAGTGGATATCATATCAGTATCCTTAGGGGGAATAACCCTGAATTACTTGGATGATTCTATAGGCATCGGAGCATTCCATGCCTCGAAAAAGGGGATTCTGACTGTCTGTGCGGGAGGAAACTCAGGGCCTTATTTATGGACGGTCCAAAATGTAGCTCCGTGGGTCTTTACAGTGGCTGCTAGCTCCATAGATAGGAAGTTTGTCACAGATGTCAAATTGGGAAACGGAGACAAGTTTTCT GGGACGTCGCTTAATACATTTTCTCCAAAAAAGGTTTTGTACCCTTTAATAAATGGAGCCCGTGCTCGAAATACTAGTTCGGCTGTGATTGGAAATGCCAG TGCTTGCGATTATGAGACATTACTCGAGAGTAAAGTGAAAGGAAAGATCGTGTATTGCCAGGGAGCTGGGGGTAATATTATGGTTGACGCATTAGGAGCCATAGGCACCATCATGTCTGATGATGTGTTTGAAGACACGATGTTCTTTAACGACAATCCAGTGAGTTATGTCAGTATTGAGGATGGCCTAAAGATTGATAAATACATAAACTCCTCACG ATCGCCTCATGGCGTTATTTACAAATCAAGAACAGCCAAAACAACCGCACCATTTATAGCTTCGTTTTCTTCTAGAGGACCCCAAGACATCAGTTCTCACATACTCAAG CCTGATATCGCTGCTCCTGGAATCGACATTTTAGCCGCATACACAAAATTCAACACAATGACCGGAGATAAGGGTGATAAGAGAATTGTAAAATTCAACATAATATCCGGAACTTCAATGGCTTGCCCTCATGTTTCGGGTGCTGCAGCCTACGTCAAATCTTTTCGCCCAAAGTGGTCGCCCGCCGCCATCAAATCTGCTCTAATGACTACCG CAAAAGAAATGAAAGGAACGCCACTGGGGGCCGCATTATCCTCGGGCTCGGGGCAGATTAATCCAAGGGCAGCATTACATCCCGGCCTGATTTACGACATCGATACGGAAGCCTACATCAGTTTCCTCTGTAAAGAGGGGTACAATAACTCAGCCATTGCACTAATAACAGGAAACAAGAAATACAATTGTTCAAACGTCCGACGAGCAAAAGGAGACGACGGGCTCAACTACCCTTCGATGCATATGCAGCTCAACAAAAATCAGACAGACATTTCAGCTGTGTTTTATCGAACAGTGACTCATGTTGGAGATCGTAAAACAGTGTACAAGGCCAAAGTTGAGTCGCCAAAGGGTCTTTCGATCAGAGTCATTCCAGACATTTTGACGTTCGATGAAACTAATGAGAAGAAGTCGTTCAAAGTGAGTTTGAGGGGGAGATTCCTGAATAAGAAGATATGGTACCTCTCTGGATCATTGAAGTGGAGTGATTCTAAACATAATGTTAGAACCCCGATTCTTGTTTACAGGGCCACATATAATTAG
- the LOC142528984 gene encoding monodehydroascorbate reductase-like, whose protein sequence is MAEKAFKYVIVGGGVAGGYAAREFSKQGVKPGELAIISKEAVAPYERPALSKAYLFPQGTARLPGFHVCVGSGGERLLPEWYSEKGISLILGTEIVKADLASKTLTSAAGENFKYETLIIATGSSVIRLTDFGVQGADAKNIFYLRVINDADELVEAIKAKKNKKALVVGGGYIGLELSAALRINDIDVTMVYPEPWCMPRLFTSGLAAFYEGYYANKGVQIIKGTVAAGFSSNEDGEVKAVNLKDGRVLEADIVVVGVGGKPLINLFKGQLEEEKGGIKTDGFFRTSVPDVYAVGDVATFPMKLFDDIRRVEHVDHARKSAEQAVKAIFASEQKTSIDEYDYLPFFYSRAFDLSWQFYGDNVGDTVLFGDNNPTSPTHKFGTYWIKDGKLVGAFLEGGTPEENKAIANLARVQPSVDSLDQLATEGLSFALKV, encoded by the exons ATGGCTGAGAAGGCGTTCAAGTATGTGATCGTAGGTGGTGGAGTTGCTGGC GGATATGCTGCCAGGGAATTTTCTAAGCAGGGGGTTAAACCTGGAGAACTGGCTATCATTTCCAAAGAAGCG GTGGCTCCTTATGAACGCCCAGCTCTTAGCAAGGCATATTTATTTCCCCAGG GAACTGCAAGACTTCCTGGTTTTCATGTATGCGTTGGAAGTGGAGGAGAGAGGCTCCTTCCCGAGTGGTACTCTGAGAAAG GAATATCTTTGATCCTTGGCACCGAAATAGTCAAAGCAGATCTTGCTTCAAAGACCCTCACCAGTGCTGCTggtgaaaattttaaatatgaaacGCTGATTATTGCAACAGGATCTAGT GTGATTAGGTTGACGGACTTTGGTGTACAGGGTGCTGATGCgaaaaatatcttttatttgagaGTAATTAATGATGCTGATGAACTTGTAGAAGCAATCAAAgcgaagaaaaataaaaaggcTCTTGTTGTTGGCGGTGGCTACATCGGTCTCGAGCTAAGTGCAGCTCTTAGGATCAATGATATTGATGTCACAATGGTTTATCCAGAACCTTGGTGCA TGCCTAGGCTATTCACATCTGGCTTAGCTGCCTTCTATGAAGGTTATTATGCAAACAAGGGAGTCCAAATTATAAAAGGCACTGTAGCTGCTGGATTTAGCTCCAATGAGGATGGTGAG GTTAAAGCGGTAAATCTTAAAGATGGTCGGGTCCTAGAAGCAGACATTGTTGTTGTTGGTGTAGGTGGAAAGCCACTTATTAACCTATTTAAGGGCCAACTTGAAGAGGAGAAAGGAGGAATCAAG ACTGATGGCTTCTTCAGAACCAGTGTTCCTGATGTTTATGCTGTGGGTGATGTTGCCACATTCCCCATGAAGTTGTTTGATGATATCAGAAGAGTCGAACACGTTGATCATGCTCGTAAATCTGCTGAACAAGCTGTAAAG GCAATTTTTGCAAGTGAACAGAAAACATCAATTGACGAATATGACTATCTCCCATTCTTTTATTCCCGTGCTTTTGACCTCTCATGGCAATTCTACGGCGACAACGTTGGTGACACCGTGCTGTTTGGAGATAACAACCCAACATCTCCAACTCACAAGTTTGGGACGTACTGGATCAAGGATGGAAAACTTGTTGGGGCATTCTTGGAAGGTGGTACTCCGGAAGAAAACAAGGCTATCGCCAATCTTGCTAGAGTCCAGCCTTCGGTTGATAGCTTGGATCAACTAGCTACAGAGGGTCTCTCATTTGCTCTTAAAGTTTAA
- the LOC142528813 gene encoding IQ domain-containing protein IQM3-like, producing MISGEGTPVFSSSPASLSRAPPPTLSMEVQPHALHTFDNIPAFSFRDYSEFRISDISSEVPGLQESMAEEGVEWEGTDAPARCPRNAAMKVQKVYRSYRTRRMLADSAVVAEELWWQAIDFARLNHSTISFFNFLKPESAMLRWNRISLNASRVGKGLSKDDKAQKLAFQHWIEAIDPRHRYGHSLHIYYDEWCKSNAGQPFFYWLDLGDGKEVDLKELPRSKLRQQCIKYLGPQEREHYEYVVVDGKLLQKLSEKPLDTNEGSPGSKWIFVVGTTKRLYAGEKKKGLFHHSSFLAGGATLAAGRLMAEDGVLKCISPYSGHYKPTDESLDCFLSFLGENGVDLEEVQILKANEDYDYVNNGKMTKGGVVSEVSLPSESVPSDIPIEENNLSPETTKPSSPELRTEYKRTLSGGLQSPKADVPKMAILQRINSKNAAKSYQLGHQLSIKWSTGAGPRIGCVADYPVELRLQALELTKLSPRNALPWQPPTPKRISALLSPSASIDSQ from the exons ATGATCAGCGGAGAAGGGACTCCAGTATTTTCGAGTTCTCCCGCTTCTCTCTCTCGAGCTCCTCCTCCCACTCTTTCAATGGAGGTCCAACCCCACGCGCTCCACACTTTCGATAACATTCCTGCCTTCTCCTTCAGAGACTATTCCGAATTCCGGATCTCTGATATATCCTCCGAGGTTCCGGGGTTGCAGGAATCGATGGCGGAGGAAGGTGTGGAATGGGAGGGCACGGATGCTCCTGCCAGATGTCCCCGGAATGCGGCTATGAAAGTTCAGAAGGTCTACCGGAGCTATCGTACTCGACGCATGTTGGCTGATTCTGCCGTTGTTGCAGAAGAGCTCTG GTGGCAAGCGATCGATTTTGCGCGATTAAATCACAGTACAATCTCTTTTTTCAATTTCCTGAAGCCGGAGAGTGCAATGTTACGGTGGAATCGCATCAGTTTAAATGCTTCCAGG GTAGGCAAAGGTTTGTCCAAAGATGACAAGGCACAAAAGTTGGCCTTTCAGCACTGGATAGAAGCT ATTGATCCTAGGCATCGATATGGTCATAGCTTACACATTTACTACGACGAGTGGTGTAAAAGTAATGCTGGTCAGCCCTTCTTCTACTG GTTGGATCTTGGAGATGGCAAAGAGGTTGATCTTAAAGAGTTACCTAGATCAAAGCTTCGCCAGCAATGTATCAAATATCTTGGACCA CAAGAGAGAGAACACTATGAATATGTAGTTGTTGACGGTAAACTATTGCAAAAACTCAGCGAGAAACCTCTTGATACAAACGAAGGATCACCTGGGTCAAAATGGATCTTTGTCGTGGGCACCACCAAGAGACTCTACGCTGGAGAG AAAAAGAAAGGATTGTTCCATCATTCCAGCTTTCTTGCTGGAGGTGCTACTCTAGCTGCTGGAAGGCTCATGGCAGAGGATGGAGTACTTAAG TGTATCTCACCTTATAGTGGACACTATAAACCAACTGATGAGAGCCTTGATTGCTTTTTATCCTTTCTCGGGGAAAATGGAGTCGATCTGGAAGAAGTTCAG ATACTGAAGGCAAATGAAGACTATGACTATGTTAATAACGGTAAAATGACAAAAGGCGGGGTGGTGTCTGAAGTTTCTCTACCATCAGAATCAGTTCCATCTGATATTCCAATTGAAGAGAACAACCTGTCTCCCGAAACAACCAAACCTTCTAGTCCTGAACTTAGAACCGAGTACAAGAGGACACTCTCCGGTGGCCTCCAGAGTCCCAAAGCGGACGTTCCAAAGATGGCAATTCTTCAAAGGATCAACTCCAAGAATGCCGCAAAGTCGTACCAATTGGGCCATCAGCTATCGATCAAATGGTCAACTGGAGCCGGCCCCCGAATCGGTTGTGTTGCTGATTATCCTGTGGAGTTGAGGTTACAGGCGTTGGAACTTACTAAGCTGTCTCCGCGAAATGCTCTTCCCTGGCAACCACCCACCCCAAAAAGGATTAGTGCTCTGCTTTCACCTTCTGCAAGTATTGATTCTCAATAA